The following proteins are co-located in the Micromonospora coriariae genome:
- the ligD gene encoding non-homologous end-joining DNA ligase: protein MPAERLRVDVEGRALELSNLDKVLYPSAGFTKGEVIDYYTRISPALLPHLRDRALTRIRFPNGVGGGSFFEKNAPAATPDWVRLETLPAPGSSKGRETIDYVVADDLPTLVWLANLAALELHTPQWKVGQHPDMMVVDLDPGPPAGLAECCPVAVLMRDRLADDGIDSYPKTSGKKGMQLCCPIAGTQSSDLVSDYAKRIAQELERAHPKLIVSKMAKNLRPGKVFIDWSQNNAAKTTVAPYSLRAQDVPSVSTPLTWDEVEAGARGRKPAVRQFTAPEVLDRVEEYGDLLAPLLEGGPELPV from the coding sequence ATGCCGGCTGAACGGTTGCGGGTGGACGTCGAGGGCCGCGCGCTGGAGCTGTCCAATCTGGACAAGGTGCTCTATCCGTCGGCCGGCTTCACCAAGGGTGAAGTGATCGACTACTACACGCGGATCTCGCCGGCGCTGCTGCCGCACCTGCGGGACCGGGCGCTGACCCGGATCCGGTTCCCGAACGGCGTGGGCGGTGGCTCGTTCTTCGAGAAGAACGCCCCGGCCGCCACCCCCGACTGGGTACGGCTGGAGACGCTGCCCGCGCCCGGGTCGAGCAAGGGCCGGGAGACCATCGACTACGTGGTCGCCGACGATCTGCCCACGCTGGTCTGGCTGGCCAATCTGGCCGCGCTGGAACTGCACACGCCGCAGTGGAAGGTCGGCCAGCACCCGGACATGATGGTGGTGGACCTGGACCCGGGGCCGCCGGCCGGGCTCGCCGAGTGCTGCCCGGTGGCGGTGCTGATGCGCGACCGGCTCGCCGACGACGGCATCGACAGCTATCCGAAGACCTCCGGCAAGAAGGGCATGCAGCTCTGCTGCCCGATCGCCGGCACCCAGTCCTCCGATCTCGTCTCTGACTACGCCAAGCGGATCGCGCAGGAGTTGGAACGCGCCCACCCGAAGCTGATCGTGTCGAAGATGGCCAAGAACCTGCGCCCGGGGAAGGTCTTCATCGACTGGAGCCAGAACAACGCGGCGAAGACCACTGTGGCGCCGTACTCGCTGCGGGCCCAGGACGTGCCGTCGGTGTCGACGCCGCTGACCTGGGACGAGGTCGAGGCCGGCGCCCGCGGCCGCAAGCCGGCCGTCCGCCAGTTCACCGCCCCCGAGGTGCTGGACCGGGTCGAGGAGTACGGCGACCTGCTCGCCCCGCTCCTCGAGGGCGGCCCGGAACTGCCCGTCTGA
- the ligD gene encoding non-homologous end-joining DNA ligase, whose translation MPGAPLKPMLAMTGPLPAGDGWAYEFKWDGVRALADISASGQHLYARSGVEITAAYPELATLSEQVDDALLDGEVVLLGEGGQPSFTALAERMHVRDRNRAARLAAVMPVTYMIFDLLRLNGDDLTGWPYERRREALDGLALGGARWAVPPVFADGLATYEAAGEHGLEGVMAKRVGAVYRPGVRSPDWVKVKLEVTGDFVIGGWRPGARRIGGLLVGVPGPDGRLIYRGRVGGGIGAAIERQLLAELEPLRSGVSPFAPGVPREDARGAIWVTPRVVVEVKYGQRTPDGRLRFPRVLRLRPDKPPEEVDDAG comes from the coding sequence GTGCCCGGCGCGCCGCTCAAGCCGATGCTCGCGATGACCGGGCCGCTCCCGGCGGGTGACGGCTGGGCGTACGAGTTCAAGTGGGACGGGGTTCGCGCGCTGGCCGACATCTCCGCCAGCGGTCAGCACCTGTACGCCCGCTCCGGCGTGGAGATCACCGCCGCGTACCCCGAACTGGCCACCCTGTCCGAGCAGGTCGACGACGCGCTGCTCGACGGTGAGGTGGTGCTGCTCGGTGAGGGCGGGCAACCGTCGTTCACCGCGCTGGCCGAACGGATGCACGTCCGGGACCGGAACAGGGCGGCCCGGTTGGCGGCGGTCATGCCGGTGACGTACATGATCTTCGACCTGCTCCGGCTGAACGGCGACGATCTGACCGGCTGGCCGTACGAGCGCCGTCGGGAAGCCCTGGACGGGCTCGCCCTGGGCGGTGCCCGGTGGGCGGTGCCGCCGGTCTTCGCCGACGGTCTGGCCACCTACGAGGCGGCCGGCGAGCACGGCCTGGAGGGCGTGATGGCAAAGCGGGTCGGCGCCGTCTACCGCCCCGGGGTGCGCTCGCCGGACTGGGTGAAGGTCAAGCTGGAGGTGACCGGCGACTTCGTCATCGGTGGCTGGCGACCGGGCGCGCGCCGGATCGGTGGGCTGCTGGTCGGGGTGCCCGGGCCGGACGGCCGGTTGATCTACCGCGGCCGGGTCGGCGGTGGGATCGGCGCGGCCATCGAACGGCAGCTCCTCGCCGAGCTGGAGCCACTGCGCTCCGGCGTGTCACCGTTCGCGCCGGGTGTGCCGCGCGAGGATGCCCGGGGTGCCATCTGGGTAACTCCCCGGGTGGTGGTGGAGGTGAAGTACGGCCAGCGCACCCCCGACGGCCGGCTGCGCTTCCCCCGGGTGCTGCGGTTGCGCCCGGACAAGCCGCCGGAGGAGGTCGACGATGCCGGCTGA
- the ku gene encoding non-homologous end joining protein Ku: MRAIWKGAVSFGLVSIGVKLYSATEEKDIRFHQVHREDGGRIRYKRTCSVCGEEVTYDDIAKGYDIGGGEMVILTDEDFADLPLTSSRAIDVLEFVPADQVDPILYNKAYFLEPEGTATKPYVLLRDALLDSERVAIVKVALRQREQLATLRVREGVLLLNTMLWPDEIRTADFGFLDEDLKVRPPELAMASSLIDSMTGEFEPDVFTDDYRAALQEVIDAKVEGREVVQPEEVEEAPAAAVDLMAALKASVDRARSARGEQPARGGGGEPTPISSARSAKKAAEKKAAKAPPKKTTAKKTAEKKTAAAKAEPAKKTAKKTPAKKAEPAKKTAARKTAPRKTA; encoded by the coding sequence ATGCGCGCGATCTGGAAGGGAGCCGTGTCGTTCGGGCTCGTCTCGATCGGGGTGAAGCTCTACTCCGCGACCGAGGAGAAGGACATCCGGTTCCACCAGGTGCACCGTGAGGACGGTGGCCGGATCCGGTACAAGCGCACCTGCTCGGTCTGTGGCGAGGAGGTCACCTACGACGACATCGCCAAGGGCTACGACATCGGCGGCGGCGAGATGGTGATCCTCACCGACGAGGACTTCGCCGACCTGCCGCTGACCAGCTCGCGCGCGATCGACGTACTGGAGTTCGTCCCGGCCGACCAGGTGGACCCGATCCTCTACAACAAGGCGTACTTCCTGGAGCCGGAGGGCACGGCGACCAAGCCGTACGTGCTGCTGCGCGACGCGCTGCTCGACTCGGAGCGGGTGGCCATCGTCAAGGTCGCGCTGCGCCAGCGGGAACAGCTCGCCACGCTCCGGGTCCGCGAGGGCGTGCTGCTGCTCAACACCATGCTCTGGCCGGACGAGATCCGGACCGCGGATTTCGGTTTCCTCGACGAGGACCTCAAGGTGCGCCCGCCGGAGCTGGCGATGGCCAGTTCCCTGATCGACTCGATGACCGGTGAGTTCGAGCCGGACGTCTTCACCGACGACTACCGGGCGGCGTTGCAGGAGGTCATCGACGCCAAGGTGGAGGGTCGGGAGGTCGTGCAGCCGGAAGAGGTGGAGGAGGCTCCGGCCGCGGCGGTCGACCTGATGGCCGCGCTGAAGGCATCGGTGGACCGGGCCCGGTCGGCCCGCGGCGAACAGCCGGCCCGTGGTGGCGGGGGCGAGCCGACGCCCATCTCGTCGGCCCGCTCGGCCAAGAAGGCGGCCGAGAAGAAGGCGGCGAAGGCGCCTCCGAAGAAGACCACGGCGAAGAAGACCGCCGAGAAGAAGACCGCCGCGGCCAAGGCCGAACCGGCGAAGAAGACCGCCAAGAAGACTCCCGCGAAGAAGGCGGAGCCGGCGAAGAAGACGGCGGCCCGGAAGACGGCACCCCGCAAGACCGCCTGA
- a CDS encoding DUF4241 domain-containing protein: protein MPYTPDLDRLLTPGARFTDAHGSYLIEAHPVGDIVLPTGQVVGCDPLVCPEAEPFTVTVPPGRHPARAWVAVVLREDAEVDRRVAALELVVRDAPTVSWEPAVAGDQDIASLGADDYFGYGVDAGAGTLADPTALTVLETWDEDQVEAVFIPAEPPAAPVPGLITAVLDEATGANVVTVATGWGDGCYGTWIGRAADGRVTSFVTDFMVVPE from the coding sequence ATGCCGTACACCCCTGACCTGGACCGGTTGTTGACGCCCGGCGCACGCTTCACCGACGCGCACGGCTCGTACCTGATCGAGGCCCACCCGGTGGGCGACATCGTGCTGCCGACCGGCCAGGTGGTCGGGTGTGACCCGCTGGTCTGCCCGGAGGCCGAGCCGTTCACGGTCACCGTGCCCCCGGGACGGCATCCCGCCCGTGCCTGGGTGGCCGTGGTGCTCCGGGAGGACGCCGAGGTGGACCGCCGGGTGGCCGCGCTGGAGCTGGTGGTCCGGGACGCGCCGACGGTCAGCTGGGAGCCGGCCGTCGCCGGCGACCAGGACATCGCGAGCCTCGGCGCGGACGACTACTTCGGGTACGGGGTGGACGCCGGTGCCGGCACCCTCGCCGACCCGACGGCGCTCACCGTCCTGGAAACCTGGGATGAAGACCAGGTGGAAGCGGTGTTCATCCCGGCCGAACCGCCTGCCGCGCCGGTCCCGGGGTTGATCACGGCAGTGCTGGACGAGGCCACCGGCGCCAACGTGGTCACCGTCGCCACGGGCTGGGGTGACGGCTGCTACGGCACCTGGATCGGACGCGCCGCCGACGGCCGGGTGACATCGTTCGTGACGGACTTCATGGTGGTCCCGGAATAA
- a CDS encoding FKBP-type peptidyl-prolyl cis-trans isomerase — MPATPSQQGVDDVSERTQQNRSEGQSPATKAGRRLAAQLAAQKAAEAKRRRQAWAGGLAGVAVVAVLITVFVLVGGGDDKPANNADATPSASASAPAPDEAAAPPAPQLPAGADPALGSKPTVEAGKGELKKLTVTPVIKGTGPAVQKGQTITTNYVGVFYKDGKEFDSSWKSGQPATFAIGVGQVIPGWDQGLVGVTLGSRVQLDIPSELAYGKNAAAMGRPEGPLRFVVDVLAAQ; from the coding sequence GTGCCGGCCACACCTTCGCAGCAGGGAGTCGACGACGTGAGCGAGCGCACGCAGCAGAACCGGTCGGAGGGCCAGAGCCCGGCAACCAAGGCGGGGCGGCGGCTTGCCGCCCAGCTGGCAGCGCAGAAGGCGGCCGAGGCGAAGCGGCGCCGTCAGGCGTGGGCCGGCGGCCTGGCCGGCGTCGCCGTGGTGGCGGTGCTGATCACCGTCTTCGTGCTGGTCGGTGGGGGCGACGACAAGCCCGCGAACAATGCTGACGCGACCCCGTCCGCCTCCGCGTCCGCGCCGGCCCCGGACGAGGCCGCCGCGCCTCCCGCACCGCAACTGCCGGCGGGCGCCGACCCGGCGCTGGGCAGCAAGCCGACCGTCGAGGCGGGCAAGGGCGAGCTGAAGAAGCTCACCGTGACGCCGGTGATCAAGGGCACCGGCCCGGCGGTGCAGAAGGGCCAGACCATCACCACGAACTACGTGGGCGTCTTCTACAAGGACGGCAAGGAGTTCGACTCGTCCTGGAAGTCCGGCCAGCCGGCCACCTTCGCGATCGGCGTGGGCCAGGTCATCCCCGGCTGGGACCAGGGCCTGGTCGGCGTGACGCTGGGCAGCCGGGTGCAGCTCGACATCCCGTCCGAGCTGGCGTACGGCAAGAACGCCGCCGCCATGGGTCGGCCGGAAGGCCCGCTGCGCTTCGTGGTGGACGTGCTCGCCGCCCAGTGA
- a CDS encoding SCO6745 family protein, whose translation MWTHFEPVHAVTYFHPRARAAYEAVGLRGYWRGYFAGRAAPLGATDAAPVIAAFFNFAPPMVSRALPAVWRLASPQEALRARLTGAVQALAELTYELPEAHLAEAADLLERAASATQTAGRVLGAVNAALPLGEYPLARLWQAATTLREHRGDGHVAALVAAGLDPVETLAWRVAVDMSPQNLLGRGWSEEQWRAARERLAQRGWLTTDGEATEHGRAGFQAVEDATDRAAEHPWRTLGPDATDRLRTLLEPMARAGHTVIPAGSPIGLPALPG comes from the coding sequence ATGTGGACGCACTTCGAGCCGGTGCACGCCGTCACCTACTTCCATCCCCGGGCGCGAGCGGCGTACGAGGCGGTCGGGCTGCGCGGCTACTGGCGGGGTTACTTCGCCGGGCGGGCCGCGCCGTTGGGCGCCACCGACGCGGCCCCGGTGATCGCCGCCTTCTTCAACTTCGCGCCGCCGATGGTGAGCCGGGCACTGCCGGCGGTCTGGCGGTTGGCCAGCCCGCAGGAGGCGTTGCGGGCCCGGCTGACCGGTGCCGTGCAGGCCCTCGCGGAGCTGACCTACGAGCTGCCGGAGGCGCACCTGGCGGAGGCCGCCGACCTGCTGGAGCGGGCCGCCTCGGCGACGCAGACCGCCGGCCGGGTGCTCGGCGCGGTCAACGCGGCGTTGCCGCTCGGGGAGTACCCGCTGGCCCGGCTCTGGCAGGCCGCCACCACGCTGCGCGAGCACCGGGGAGACGGGCACGTGGCCGCGCTGGTCGCCGCCGGCCTGGACCCGGTGGAGACGCTGGCCTGGCGGGTCGCGGTGGACATGTCGCCGCAGAACCTGCTGGGCCGGGGCTGGTCCGAGGAGCAGTGGCGGGCCGCCCGCGAGCGGCTGGCGCAGCGAGGCTGGCTGACCACGGACGGCGAGGCGACCGAACACGGCCGGGCCGGTTTCCAGGCGGTCGAGGACGCCACCGACCGGGCCGCCGAGCACCCGTGGCGGACGCTCGGCCCGGACGCCACGGACCGGCTGCGCACCCTGCTGGAGCCGATGGCCCGGGCCGGTCACACCGTGATCCCGGCCGGCAGCCCGATCGGGCTGCCCGCGCTGCCCGGCTGA
- a CDS encoding HAD family hydrolase, with protein sequence MVDAVVFDLDGVIVDSEPVWEEVRRAYVATHGGAWQPDTQRRLMGMSTSEWAHYLSGELGVARTAGQVADEVVEEMTRRYREHVPLIDSADQVVRLLAARWQLGLASSSPTRLIAAALAATGLTDAFATTLSTEETERGKPAPDVYLSVAGRLGVDPARCVAVEDSSNGVRSAAAAGMRVVAVPHGSYPLDPDAARLAAATLGAIGELTPELVDKLAG encoded by the coding sequence GTGGTGGATGCGGTGGTCTTCGACCTGGACGGCGTGATCGTGGATTCCGAACCGGTGTGGGAGGAGGTCCGGCGGGCGTACGTGGCGACGCACGGCGGAGCCTGGCAGCCGGACACCCAGCGCCGGCTGATGGGCATGAGCACCAGCGAGTGGGCCCACTATCTCAGCGGTGAGCTGGGCGTGGCGCGCACCGCCGGGCAGGTCGCCGACGAGGTGGTCGAGGAGATGACCCGGCGCTACCGGGAGCACGTACCGCTGATCGACAGCGCCGACCAGGTGGTGCGCCTGCTGGCCGCGCGGTGGCAGCTGGGTTTGGCCAGTTCCTCGCCGACCCGGCTGATCGCGGCGGCGTTGGCCGCCACGGGCCTGACCGACGCGTTCGCCACCACCCTGTCCACCGAGGAGACCGAGCGGGGCAAGCCGGCCCCGGACGTGTACCTGAGTGTCGCGGGGCGGCTGGGCGTCGACCCCGCCCGCTGCGTGGCGGTGGAGGATTCCTCCAACGGAGTGCGTTCGGCCGCGGCGGCGGGGATGCGGGTGGTGGCGGTGCCGCATGGTTCGTATCCGCTGGACCCGGACGCCGCCCGGCTGGCCGCGGCGACGTTGGGCGCGATCGGCGAGCTGACCCCGGAACTGGTGGACAAGCTGGCCGGCTGA
- a CDS encoding NADPH:quinone reductase, whose translation MKAIVYERTGDPSVLQLVDRPVPEPGAGEVLVRMAVSGVNPTDWKARRSFPLPAGWQIPGQDGAGVVEAVGAGVDPDRIGERVWIWESAWQRPWGTAAEYTLVPVRQAVRLGDASFDLGASLGIPFLTAHRCLTAGEFMPDTLRAGALADHTVLVQGGAGAVGNAAVQLARWADATVITTVSSAEKAQLAASAGASFVINYREQDVVEEVRKIAPDGVHTIVEVSPSRNAATDVQVLRNAGAVCVYADDEPEVSIPVRPSMMRNARWQFVLVYTEPTVAKAHAVRDVAAAAEQGGIRVGVDAGLPLHNYPLAETAAAHQAVENATVGKVLISTSDA comes from the coding sequence ATGAAAGCCATCGTTTACGAGCGCACCGGCGATCCTTCGGTGCTGCAGTTGGTCGACCGGCCGGTGCCGGAGCCGGGGGCGGGCGAGGTCCTGGTCCGGATGGCGGTCTCCGGGGTGAACCCGACGGACTGGAAGGCCCGCAGGTCTTTCCCCTTGCCGGCCGGCTGGCAGATCCCCGGACAGGACGGGGCGGGCGTGGTGGAGGCCGTCGGCGCCGGGGTGGACCCGGACCGGATCGGCGAGCGGGTCTGGATCTGGGAGTCGGCCTGGCAGCGGCCGTGGGGCACCGCGGCGGAGTACACGCTGGTGCCCGTCCGGCAGGCGGTCCGTCTCGGCGACGCCTCGTTCGACCTGGGCGCGAGCCTGGGGATTCCGTTCCTCACCGCGCACCGTTGCCTGACCGCCGGTGAGTTCATGCCGGACACCTTGCGGGCCGGCGCGCTGGCCGACCACACCGTGCTGGTGCAGGGCGGGGCCGGCGCGGTCGGCAACGCGGCTGTTCAGCTCGCCCGCTGGGCCGACGCCACGGTGATCACCACGGTCAGCAGCGCGGAGAAGGCGCAGCTCGCGGCGTCGGCCGGCGCCTCCTTCGTGATCAACTATCGCGAGCAGGACGTGGTCGAGGAGGTCCGCAAGATCGCTCCCGACGGGGTGCACACGATCGTCGAGGTGTCCCCGTCCCGTAACGCCGCGACTGACGTGCAGGTGCTCCGGAACGCTGGCGCAGTGTGCGTCTACGCCGACGACGAGCCCGAGGTGAGCATCCCGGTCCGGCCGTCGATGATGCGAAACGCCCGGTGGCAGTTCGTGCTGGTCTACACGGAGCCGACGGTGGCCAAGGCCCATGCCGTGCGGGACGTGGCCGCGGCGGCCGAGCAGGGTGGCATCCGGGTCGGCGTGGACGCCGGGCTGCCCCTGCACAACTATCCGCTGGCCGAGACGGCCGCGGCGCACCAGGCGGTGGAGAACGCGACGGTGGGCAAGGTGCTGATCAGCACGAGTGACGCCTGA
- a CDS encoding fatty acid--CoA ligase, which produces MDAPLQISRILDHGATVHGTAEVVTWTGAEPRRMTYAEVGRAAARLAHALRDECGVTGDERVATFMWNNNEHLVAYFAVPSMGAVLHTLNIRLFPDQVAYIANHAEDRVVLVDSTLIPLLARVIGELATVRHVVVVGGGDPAPLVAAAGDRITVHHWDALLADRPEVFDWPGVDERDAAALCYTSGTTGNPKGVAYSHRSIYLHSLQVCMPEGFGLGPTDRELAIVPMFHAMSWGLPYAAFLSGASLIMPDRFLQAAPIAEMIAAERPTLAGAVPTIWTDLLAYLDSHDVDTSSLKEVIVGGSACPPALMHAFDERHGIDVIHAWGMTEMSPLGSVSRPPAGVTGERAWRYRYTQGRVPAGVQARIVGPLGEPLPADGKAVGELEVRGPWVTARYVGDDAPDEEKFRDGWLRTGDVGTLSPDGYITLTDRAKDVIKSGGEWISSVELENALMAHPAVLEACVVGVPDERWDERPLATVVVREGASVTAEELRDFLAGSVARWQLPERWAFIDTVPKTSVGKFDKKVVRSRYAGGELTVRELTAP; this is translated from the coding sequence ATGGACGCCCCCCTGCAGATCTCCCGGATCCTCGACCATGGCGCCACAGTGCACGGCACGGCCGAGGTGGTCACCTGGACCGGCGCCGAACCCCGCCGGATGACGTACGCCGAGGTGGGCCGTGCGGCCGCCCGGCTGGCACACGCGCTGCGCGACGAGTGCGGGGTGACCGGCGACGAGCGGGTCGCCACCTTCATGTGGAACAACAACGAGCACCTGGTCGCCTACTTCGCGGTGCCGAGCATGGGTGCGGTGCTGCACACCCTCAACATCCGGCTCTTTCCCGACCAGGTCGCCTACATCGCCAACCACGCCGAGGACCGGGTGGTGCTGGTCGACAGCACGCTCATCCCGCTGCTGGCCCGGGTCATCGGCGAGCTGGCCACCGTGCGGCACGTGGTGGTGGTCGGCGGCGGCGACCCGGCACCGCTGGTGGCGGCGGCCGGCGACCGGATCACCGTGCACCACTGGGACGCGCTGCTCGCCGACCGGCCCGAGGTGTTCGACTGGCCCGGGGTGGACGAGCGCGACGCCGCGGCGCTCTGCTACACCTCCGGCACCACCGGCAACCCGAAGGGCGTGGCCTACTCGCACCGCTCGATCTACCTGCACTCGCTGCAGGTGTGCATGCCGGAGGGCTTCGGTCTCGGGCCGACCGACCGGGAGTTGGCCATCGTCCCGATGTTCCACGCCATGTCGTGGGGTCTGCCGTACGCGGCGTTCCTCTCCGGCGCGTCGCTGATCATGCCGGACCGTTTCCTCCAGGCCGCACCGATCGCCGAGATGATCGCCGCCGAGCGGCCCACCCTGGCCGGCGCGGTGCCGACCATCTGGACAGACCTGCTGGCCTACCTGGACAGCCACGACGTGGACACCTCCTCGCTCAAGGAGGTGATCGTCGGAGGCTCGGCCTGCCCTCCGGCGCTGATGCACGCGTTCGACGAGCGGCACGGGATCGACGTCATCCACGCCTGGGGCATGACCGAGATGTCCCCGCTGGGTTCGGTCTCCCGTCCGCCGGCCGGCGTGACCGGCGAGCGGGCGTGGCGCTACCGCTACACCCAGGGCCGTGTGCCGGCGGGCGTGCAGGCGCGGATCGTCGGCCCGCTGGGCGAGCCGCTGCCCGCCGATGGCAAGGCCGTGGGCGAGCTGGAGGTCCGTGGGCCGTGGGTGACCGCCCGGTACGTCGGCGACGACGCCCCCGACGAGGAGAAGTTCCGGGACGGTTGGCTGCGTACCGGCGACGTGGGCACCCTCTCGCCGGACGGATACATCACGCTGACCGACCGTGCCAAGGACGTCATCAAGTCCGGCGGTGAGTGGATCTCGTCGGTGGAGCTGGAGAACGCGCTGATGGCCCACCCGGCGGTGCTGGAGGCGTGCGTGGTGGGTGTGCCGGACGAGCGGTGGGACGAGCGGCCGCTGGCGACAGTGGTGGTCCGGGAGGGCGCCTCGGTGACCGCCGAGGAGCTGCGTGACTTCCTGGCCGGCTCGGTGGCCCGCTGGCAACTGCCCGAGCGGTGGGCGTTCATCGACACCGTGCCGAAGACCAGCGTCGGCAAGTTCGACAAGAAGGTCGTCCGTTCGCGGTACGCCGGGGGCGAGCTGACTGTCCGGGAGCTGACAGCCCCGTAA
- a CDS encoding NUDIX domain-containing protein: MSISWADSYVGQLRALAGDRTLMFVGARAVVRDNAGRILLIQRSDNGQWAMPAGAMELGESIADCAVREVREETGLRALRVCAFALYTGPDRTSTNMYGHTYQVFTTAFRVEEWDGQLSRVTDETTDAGFFPRDRFPAPLSTSVAETLADLDVFEQTNRLILK; this comes from the coding sequence GTGAGCATCTCCTGGGCCGACTCGTACGTAGGGCAGTTGCGCGCGCTCGCCGGGGACCGGACGCTGATGTTCGTCGGCGCCCGCGCCGTCGTCCGTGACAACGCCGGACGCATCCTGCTGATCCAGCGCTCGGACAACGGTCAGTGGGCCATGCCGGCCGGGGCGATGGAGTTGGGCGAGTCGATCGCGGACTGCGCGGTGCGGGAGGTCCGCGAGGAGACCGGACTACGGGCCCTGCGGGTCTGTGCGTTCGCCCTCTACACCGGCCCGGACCGGACCAGCACCAACATGTACGGCCACACCTACCAGGTCTTCACCACGGCGTTCCGGGTCGAGGAGTGGGACGGGCAGTTGTCGCGGGTCACCGACGAGACCACCGACGCCGGCTTCTTTCCCCGGGACCGGTTCCCCGCCCCGCTCTCCACCTCGGTCGCCGAGACCCTGGCCGACCTGGACGTCTTCGAGCAGACCAATCGACTGATCCTCAAGTAG